The region AGCCGTATTTCACCGGTCCGGGGAAATCCCCCTCCTGGAACGGTGCACGCATCGAAGCATGCTGACTTTCCGGAACGCCGCCGCGGAAGACGAGGGTCTCGGTGCCCCGGCTCACCCCCGAGTAGAGCGTGCGCACCAGCACCTCCCCCTCGGCGGGGGCCGACAGGGCGACCTCGCGTATCTCGGCGTGGCCGGGCGAGTTCAGCCAGAAGGCACGAGCTGTGAGTTCCATGAGCGTCCCCCTGAACGATTCAGCAGATCTTCACGTACGGAGCGGTGACAAGCCGCGCACTGTACGCGGCGTTGATCGACTCTGTCATACGGCCGGAGGATGTGCGGTGGCCCTGAACAACACGTACGACGCGAGGCTCTTGGCGCAGGAGACCATGGTGGGAGCGGGTCTGCAGCTCCTGGTGCTGGCTCTGCTGGGCACGGCGATCGGGATGGGGCCCGCGGGCTGGCTGACCGGTCTGGCCTTCGCGCTCGCCACCTGGGCGGTTCTCACCCGTGCCCTGCGTCGCTCACGGCCCCGCTCCTTCGGACCGGCCAATCGGGTGACGCTCGGCCGGGCCATCCTGGTCGGCGGGGTCACCGCCCTGGTCGCGGACTCCTTCGAGAGCTCGCCCCCGGTCAGCCTGCTCGTCGGTCTCACGGCGGTCGCCCTGATCCTCGACGGGGTGGACGGCAAGGTCGCCCGTCGCACCGGCACCTCGACCGCGCTGGGCGCCCGCTTCGACATGGAGGTGGACGCGTTCCTGATCCTGGTGCTGAGCGTGTACGTCTCGATGTCGCTAGGCCCGTGGGTGCTGCTGATCGGCACCATGCGGTACGCGTTCGTGGCGGCGGCCCGGGTGCTGCCCTGGCTGAACGCGGCGCTGCCGCACAGCATGGCGCGCAAGACCGTGGCGGCCCTTCAGGGGATCGTGCTGCTCGTCGCGGGCGCCGGGATCATGCCCCTGGAGGGCAACGCCGCCGCGGTGCTCCTCGCGCTCGCCTCGCTCGTCTGGTCGTTCGGCCGCGACATCACCTGGCTGTACCGCCACCGCCACCCGGTCGAGGAGCGGACGCAGGAGCAGGCGCGGAACCAGCAGGAGCAGGAGCAGCAGGTGCGGGACGGCGTCCGCGAGCTCGTCGAAGCGTGAGGTCGCGGCGGCGACGGGCGGAGCGGCACCGAGGGCGGAATCAGTTGATAACGATTCCGCAACCGCACGCTCTGCCGCGTCGTAGGGTTCGGATGTGTGAAAGACCGAATCGTCATCAAGGGCGCCCGTCAGCACAACCTGCGTGACATCTCCGTGGAGTTGCCCAGGAATGCGCTCATCGCTTTCACCGGAGTATCGGGCTCGGGAAAATCCAGTCTGGCTTTCGACACGATTTTCGCCGAAGGTCGCCGGCGTTACGTCGAATCGCTTTCCGTCTACGCCCGACAGTTTCTCGGCGAGTTGGACAAGCCCGATGTCGATGT is a window of Streptomyces mirabilis DNA encoding:
- a CDS encoding CDP-alcohol phosphatidyltransferase family protein; this encodes MALNNTYDARLLAQETMVGAGLQLLVLALLGTAIGMGPAGWLTGLAFALATWAVLTRALRRSRPRSFGPANRVTLGRAILVGGVTALVADSFESSPPVSLLVGLTAVALILDGVDGKVARRTGTSTALGARFDMEVDAFLILVLSVYVSMSLGPWVLLIGTMRYAFVAAARVLPWLNAALPHSMARKTVAALQGIVLLVAGAGIMPLEGNAAAVLLALASLVWSFGRDITWLYRHRHPVEERTQEQARNQQEQEQQVRDGVRELVEA